One stretch of Oceanimonas pelagia DNA includes these proteins:
- a CDS encoding LysE family translocator, whose amino-acid sequence MEFSSWLALAAICIMGAISPGPSLAVVIRNTVRGGQGHGVLTALGHGLGVGLYALITALGLALLITRNPLLFDIIRYGGAAFLAWLGIKALLARPRPEAAEAGGHAVRGRQGAFEGFMVAFLNPQLAIFFVALFSQFVRADTGWQQGGIMMLTAGGIDALWYVLVALLLSRGPVLGWLRAKAALIDKASGLVLLALAAKVVW is encoded by the coding sequence ATGGAGTTTTCCAGCTGGCTGGCGCTGGCGGCCATCTGCATCATGGGGGCCATCAGCCCCGGCCCGAGCCTGGCGGTGGTGATCCGCAACACGGTGCGCGGTGGTCAGGGCCACGGCGTGCTTACCGCCCTGGGGCACGGCCTGGGAGTGGGGCTGTATGCGCTGATCACCGCCCTGGGGCTGGCGCTGCTGATCACCCGCAATCCGCTGCTGTTCGATATCATCCGCTACGGCGGCGCCGCCTTTCTCGCCTGGCTCGGCATCAAGGCGCTGCTGGCAAGGCCCCGGCCGGAGGCGGCCGAGGCCGGCGGCCATGCCGTGCGCGGTCGTCAGGGGGCCTTTGAGGGCTTTATGGTGGCCTTTCTCAATCCCCAGCTGGCCATCTTCTTTGTGGCCCTGTTCAGCCAGTTTGTGCGCGCCGATACCGGCTGGCAGCAGGGCGGCATCATGATGCTCACCGCCGGTGGCATCGATGCGCTCTGGTATGTACTGGTGGCCTTGTTGCTGTCCCGGGGGCCGGTGCTGGGCTGGCTCAGGGCCAAAGCGGCGCTGATCGACAAGGCCAGCGGCCTGGTATTGCTGGCGCTGGCCGCGAAAGTGGTCTGGTAG
- the cyoA gene encoding ubiquinol oxidase subunit II yields the protein MFIRKLVNLLLAGAASFALSGCEGGVLDPKGQVGADEKYLIIVATCLMLLVVIPVIVMTLYFAWKYREGRNEIYAPKWAHSTKIETVVWVVPIIIIVILGTITWRSTHALDPYKPLEHDKDHLVVQVVSLNWKWLFIYPEQGIATVNELVFPTDVPVEFRITSDTTMNSFFIPQLGSQIYSMAGMETQLHLIANEPGRYDGISANYSGEGFTGMQFDAIATPDEAGFDAWVEKVKADQHTLDMAAYQQLAEPSENNPVEYFGDVSQGLFHDVVMKFMKDHHPVAGDEHQHHLSASTMMEAEK from the coding sequence TTGTTTATTCGAAAGTTAGTTAACCTGCTGTTGGCAGGGGCGGCGTCCTTTGCGCTGTCCGGCTGCGAAGGCGGCGTGCTGGATCCCAAGGGTCAGGTCGGCGCCGATGAGAAGTATCTGATCATCGTCGCCACCTGCCTGATGTTGCTGGTGGTGATTCCGGTGATCGTGATGACGCTGTACTTCGCCTGGAAATACCGGGAAGGCCGCAACGAAATCTACGCACCCAAGTGGGCCCACTCCACCAAGATCGAGACCGTGGTGTGGGTGGTTCCCATCATCATCATCGTGATCCTGGGCACCATTACCTGGCGCTCCACCCACGCGCTGGACCCGTACAAGCCGCTTGAGCACGACAAGGACCATCTGGTGGTGCAGGTAGTGTCACTGAACTGGAAGTGGCTGTTCATCTATCCGGAGCAGGGCATTGCCACCGTCAACGAGCTGGTGTTCCCCACCGATGTACCGGTGGAATTCCGCATTACCTCCGACACCACCATGAACTCCTTTTTCATTCCCCAACTGGGTAGCCAGATCTACTCCATGGCGGGCATGGAGACCCAGTTGCATCTGATCGCCAACGAGCCCGGCCGTTACGACGGTATCTCCGCCAACTACAGCGGCGAAGGCTTTACCGGCATGCAGTTTGACGCCATCGCCACCCCCGACGAGGCCGGCTTTGACGCTTGGGTGGAGAAGGTGAAGGCCGACCAGCACACCCTCGACATGGCGGCCTACCAGCAGCTGGCCGAGCCCAGTGAAAACAACCCGGTGGAATATTTTGGCGATGTCAGCCAGGGCCTGTTCCACGATGTTGTGATGAAGTTCATGAAGGATCATCACCCGGTTGCGGGCGATGAGCATCAACATCACCTGTCAGCCAGCACCATGATGGAGGCTGAGAAATAA
- the cyoB gene encoding cytochrome o ubiquinol oxidase subunit I has product MSLLGKLTLDAVPYHEPIIMVTLGVVAIAAVVIAFLITRYNKWGVLWRDWITSVDHKRLGIMYIILAFVMLIRGFADAIMMRTQLAMSTNGAEGYLPPEHYDQIFTAHGVIMIIFMAMPFMIGLMNIVLPLQIGARDVAFPFLNNLSFWLAVSGAVLVNISLGLGEFAKTGWVAYPPLSELDFSPGVGVDYYIWALQISGIGTLLTGVNFLVTVFRMRTPGMKLMQMPIFTWTCTWANILIVASFPILTAVLGMLTLDRYLDFHFFTNDAGGNAMMYINLFWAWGHPEVYILILPAFGIFSEVISTFTGKRLFGYNSMVYASGAISVLGFIVWLHHFFTMGSSANVNAFFGVMTMIIAVPTGVKLFNWLFTMYRGRLRMTVPVLWTLGFMTTFTIGGMTGVLLAVPGADFVLHNSLFLIAHFHNTIIGGAVFGYLAGFAFWFPKAMGFHLDEKLGKVSFWCWQIGFYVAFMPLYVLGFLGMTRRLNSTDNPAWNFWLYLAAVGAVFILAGIVVQFYQLYKAFRDREQNKDLTGDPWNGHTLEWSTSSPPQFYNFAKLPHVSDIDAFTDMKEKGTAYRVQDDYQPIHMPKNTACGVLIGAAATAAGFGAIWHIWWLVIAGLVASFVIFLCRAYDTDTDYYVQPDEVERIEQAHLRNVMKEA; this is encoded by the coding sequence ATGTCGTTATTAGGTAAACTCACACTCGACGCCGTGCCCTACCATGAGCCCATTATCATGGTGACTCTGGGTGTGGTGGCCATTGCCGCCGTGGTGATCGCTTTTCTGATCACCCGTTACAACAAGTGGGGCGTGCTCTGGCGCGACTGGATCACTTCGGTGGACCACAAGCGACTGGGCATCATGTATATCATTCTGGCCTTTGTCATGCTGATCCGCGGCTTTGCCGACGCCATCATGATGCGCACCCAGCTGGCCATGTCCACCAACGGGGCCGAGGGCTATCTGCCCCCTGAGCACTACGATCAGATCTTCACCGCCCACGGTGTCATCATGATCATCTTTATGGCCATGCCATTCATGATCGGCCTGATGAATATCGTGCTGCCGCTGCAGATCGGTGCCCGTGACGTGGCCTTCCCTTTCCTGAACAACCTCAGTTTCTGGCTGGCGGTGTCCGGTGCCGTGCTGGTGAACATCTCCCTCGGTCTGGGTGAGTTCGCCAAGACCGGCTGGGTGGCCTATCCGCCGCTGTCGGAGCTGGATTTCAGTCCGGGCGTGGGGGTTGATTACTATATCTGGGCGCTGCAGATCTCCGGTATCGGTACCCTGCTGACCGGCGTTAACTTCCTGGTGACCGTGTTCAGAATGCGTACCCCGGGCATGAAGCTGATGCAGATGCCGATCTTCACCTGGACCTGCACCTGGGCCAATATTCTGATCGTGGCGTCCTTCCCGATCCTGACTGCGGTGCTGGGCATGCTGACCCTGGATCGCTACCTGGACTTCCACTTCTTTACCAACGACGCCGGCGGCAACGCCATGATGTACATCAACCTGTTCTGGGCCTGGGGTCATCCCGAGGTGTACATTCTGATCCTGCCGGCCTTTGGTATTTTCTCCGAGGTGATCTCCACCTTTACCGGCAAGCGCCTGTTTGGCTACAACTCCATGGTATACGCCAGTGGTGCCATTTCGGTGCTGGGCTTTATCGTGTGGCTGCACCACTTCTTCACCATGGGCTCCAGCGCCAATGTGAACGCCTTCTTCGGCGTGATGACCATGATCATCGCCGTGCCCACCGGGGTGAAGCTGTTCAACTGGCTGTTCACCATGTACCGCGGCCGTCTGCGCATGACGGTGCCGGTGCTGTGGACTCTGGGCTTTATGACCACCTTTACCATTGGTGGCATGACCGGCGTACTGCTGGCGGTGCCCGGTGCCGACTTTGTGCTGCACAACAGCCTGTTCCTGATCGCTCACTTCCACAACACCATTATTGGTGGTGCCGTGTTCGGTTATCTGGCGGGTTTTGCCTTCTGGTTCCCGAAAGCCATGGGCTTCCACCTCGACGAGAAGCTGGGCAAGGTGTCCTTCTGGTGCTGGCAAATCGGCTTCTACGTGGCCTTTATGCCGCTGTATGTGCTGGGCTTCCTGGGCATGACCCGGCGCCTGAACAGCACCGACAACCCGGCCTGGAACTTCTGGCTCTATCTGGCCGCGGTGGGTGCCGTGTTTATTCTGGCTGGCATCGTGGTGCAGTTCTACCAGCTGTATAAAGCCTTCCGTGACCGTGAGCAGAATAAAGACCTGACCGGTGACCCCTGGAATGGCCACACCCTGGAATGGTCCACCAGCTCACCGCCCCAGTTCTACAACTTTGCCAAACTGCCGCACGTCAGCGACATTGACGCCTTTACCGACATGAAGGAAAAGGGCACCGCCTACCGAGTGCAGGATGACTATCAGCCCATTCACATGCCGAAGAACACCGCCTGTGGTGTGCTGATTGGCGCGGCCGCGACCGCCGCCGGATTTGGTGCCATCTGGCATATCTGGTGGCTGGTGATCGCCGGTCTGGTGGCCAGCTTTGTGATCTTCCTGTGCCGGGCCTATGACACCGACACCGACTATTACGTGCAGCCCGACGAAGTCGAACGCATCGAGCAGGCACACCTGCGTAACGTGATGAAGGAGGCCTGA
- the cyoC gene encoding cytochrome o ubiquinol oxidase subunit III: MEAVSVDLKQVQAHHHEEHHDTGGNTLFGFWLYLMTDCLLFASVFATYAVLYMNTAGGPGGRELFDLKFVAVETAVLLVSSITYGFAMLAGHNHKRGLTLLWLLVTFALGATFIGMELYEFHHLIESGNGPSRSAFLTSFFTLVGMHGLHVTAGLVWMLVLMVELMKRGTGPRTLTRLGCLSMFWHFLDVVWICVFTVVYLMGAMA, translated from the coding sequence ATGGAAGCCGTATCCGTTGATCTCAAACAGGTGCAGGCGCACCACCACGAAGAGCACCACGACACCGGGGGCAACACCCTGTTCGGGTTCTGGCTCTACCTGATGACCGACTGCCTGCTGTTCGCGTCCGTGTTCGCCACCTATGCGGTGCTCTACATGAACACCGCCGGCGGCCCGGGCGGCCGGGAGCTGTTCGATCTGAAATTTGTGGCGGTGGAAACCGCCGTGCTGCTGGTTTCCAGCATCACCTACGGCTTTGCCATGCTGGCCGGCCACAACCACAAGCGGGGCCTGACCCTGCTGTGGCTGCTGGTCACCTTTGCCCTGGGGGCCACCTTTATCGGTATGGAACTGTATGAGTTCCATCACCTGATCGAGTCCGGCAACGGCCCGAGCCGCAGCGCCTTTCTGACCTCCTTCTTCACTCTGGTGGGCATGCACGGTCTGCACGTGACCGCCGGGCTGGTGTGGATGCTGGTGCTGATGGTTGAGCTGATGAAGCGGGGCACCGGTCCCCGCACCCTGACCCGTCTGGGCTGCCTGAGCATGTTCTGGCACTTCCTCGATGTGGTATGGATCTGTGTGTTTACCGTGGTGTATCTGATGGGGGCAATGGCATGA
- the cyoD gene encoding cytochrome o ubiquinol oxidase subunit IV, giving the protein MSHNHDAVDHGSVKSYLTGFVLSVILTAIPFWAVMTGELSPGATLGTVVLLAIVQIVVHLKYFLHLSFKPGSRENTVAFLFSALIIVMVVGLSVWIILSSNEMMMY; this is encoded by the coding sequence ATGAGTCACAACCATGACGCCGTGGATCACGGCAGCGTGAAATCCTATCTCACCGGCTTTGTGCTGTCGGTGATCCTGACCGCCATTCCGTTCTGGGCGGTGATGACCGGCGAGCTGAGCCCGGGGGCGACCCTGGGCACCGTGGTGCTGTTGGCCATTGTGCAGATTGTGGTACACCTGAAGTACTTCCTGCACCTGAGCTTCAAGCCCGGCAGCCGGGAAAACACGGTGGCCTTCCTGTTCTCCGCCCTCATTATCGTGATGGTGGTGGGCCTGTCGGTGTGGATTATCCTCAGCTCCAACGAAATGATGATGTACTGA
- the cyoE gene encoding heme o synthase has translation MIRPYLKVTKPGIIMGNLISVAGGFFMAARGDINWSLMWATLIGLSLVVASGCAVNNCIDRDIDARMRRTRNRVTVTGELSARTALIYGLVLGVAGFGLLAWFTNTVATGFAAFGYAVYVGFYSLWLKRASVYGTLVGSLSGAVPPVVGYCAVTGQFDAGAAILLLMFSLWQMPHSYAIAIFRYEDYAAANIPVLPVAEGVAKAKRQIVLYIALFCVVTALLPLSGYTGLTFMTVACATSLWWLVMAFNGYRRGAEALGWARRVFVLSIVTITAISVTMAFDFRAAPDAWLAMNL, from the coding sequence ATGATTCGGCCTTATCTCAAGGTCACCAAGCCGGGCATCATCATGGGCAACCTGATCTCGGTGGCCGGCGGCTTTTTTATGGCCGCCCGCGGCGACATCAACTGGTCGCTGATGTGGGCCACTCTGATCGGGCTGTCACTGGTGGTGGCGTCCGGCTGTGCCGTCAATAACTGTATCGACCGCGATATCGACGCGCGCATGCGCCGCACGCGCAACCGGGTCACGGTCACCGGCGAGCTGTCGGCACGCACCGCGCTGATCTATGGTCTGGTGCTGGGCGTGGCGGGATTTGGCCTGCTGGCCTGGTTCACCAACACCGTGGCTACCGGCTTTGCCGCCTTTGGCTATGCGGTATACGTGGGCTTTTACAGTCTGTGGCTGAAGCGCGCTTCCGTGTACGGCACCCTGGTGGGCAGCCTGTCCGGGGCCGTGCCGCCGGTGGTGGGGTATTGCGCGGTGACCGGCCAGTTTGACGCCGGCGCCGCCATTTTGCTGCTGATGTTCAGCCTGTGGCAGATGCCCCATTCCTACGCCATTGCCATTTTCCGCTATGAGGATTATGCGGCGGCGAATATTCCGGTGTTGCCGGTGGCGGAAGGGGTGGCCAAGGCCAAACGCCAGATCGTGCTCTATATTGCGCTGTTCTGTGTGGTGACCGCGCTGCTGCCGCTCAGCGGTTACACCGGCCTCACCTTTATGACGGTGGCCTGCGCCACCAGCCTGTGGTGGCTGGTGATGGCCTTTAACGGTTATCGCCGGGGCGCCGAGGCGCTGGGCTGGGCCCGCCGTGTGTTTGTGCTGTCCATCGTGACCATCACCGCCATCAGCGTCACCATGGCGTTTGACTTTCGTGCCGCGCCCGACGCCTGGCTGGCGATGAATCTGTAA
- a CDS encoding MBL fold metallo-hydrolase RNA specificity domain-containing protein, whose translation MKITFLGATQTVTGSKFLVSCDNRQILVDCGLYQGYKWLRRRNWQPLPLDINSLDAIVLTHAHLDHSGYIPVLYKQGYRGPVYCHPATQALCEVLLSDSGHLQEEDAGYLARHRLSKHEKPAPLYDQKTAEHSMTLFRPLDFDQPRQVGGMRFWLQPAGHILGAGSLILECEGKKVGFSGDVGRPDDVFMRPPRPLPALDLLLLESTYGDRRHEPGDPLEQLAGVVNDTVAAGGVLLIPSFAVGRAQTLQHLLVRLMDEQRIPRLKVFLDSPMAIEVSEIYERFVDQHRLSRADCHRLGQVITLVRSVEDSRALADEVYPHIIIAGSGMVTGGRILHHMKRLLGDHRTTLLLTGHQAGGTRGDKLLQGCDKVRIHGEWIDNRARVERLHGLSGHADYAELGDWLAASALADGTAIELVHGEPEALEAMRDYLRQTTKFEVNIGEYQRILTL comes from the coding sequence ATGAAAATCACCTTTCTCGGCGCCACCCAGACGGTGACCGGCTCCAAGTTTCTGGTGAGCTGCGACAACCGGCAGATCCTGGTGGACTGCGGCCTGTACCAGGGCTACAAGTGGCTGCGCCGGCGCAACTGGCAGCCGTTGCCGCTGGATATCAACAGTCTCGACGCCATTGTGCTGACCCACGCCCATCTGGATCATTCCGGCTATATTCCGGTGTTGTACAAGCAGGGCTACCGGGGGCCGGTGTATTGCCATCCGGCCACCCAGGCACTGTGCGAGGTGTTGCTGTCGGACAGCGGCCACCTGCAGGAAGAAGACGCCGGCTATCTGGCCCGCCACCGGCTCAGCAAACATGAAAAACCCGCCCCCCTCTACGACCAGAAAACCGCCGAGCACAGCATGACGCTGTTCCGGCCGCTGGACTTTGACCAGCCCAGACAGGTGGGCGGCATGCGCTTCTGGCTGCAACCGGCGGGGCATATTCTCGGTGCCGGCAGCCTGATCCTGGAATGCGAGGGCAAAAAGGTGGGCTTTTCCGGTGACGTGGGCCGGCCCGACGATGTGTTTATGCGCCCGCCCCGGCCGCTGCCGGCACTGGATCTGCTGCTGCTGGAATCGACCTATGGCGATCGCCGCCACGAGCCGGGCGACCCGCTCGAGCAACTGGCCGGCGTGGTTAACGACACCGTCGCCGCCGGCGGTGTGCTGCTGATCCCGAGCTTTGCGGTGGGCCGGGCCCAGACCCTGCAACACCTGCTGGTGCGGCTGATGGATGAACAGCGCATTCCCCGGCTGAAAGTGTTTCTCGACAGCCCCATGGCTATTGAAGTCAGCGAAATTTACGAGCGCTTTGTGGATCAGCACCGCCTGAGCCGGGCCGACTGCCACCGGCTGGGGCAGGTCATCACCCTGGTGCGCAGCGTGGAAGACTCCAGGGCCCTGGCCGACGAGGTTTACCCCCATATCATTATCGCCGGCAGCGGCATGGTCACCGGCGGACGCATACTGCACCACATGAAGCGGCTGCTGGGAGATCACCGCACCACCCTGCTGCTCACCGGTCATCAGGCCGGCGGCACCCGGGGCGACAAGCTGCTGCAAGGCTGTGACAAGGTACGCATTCACGGCGAATGGATTGATAACCGGGCCCGGGTGGAACGGCTGCACGGCCTGTCGGGACATGCCGACTATGCGGAACTGGGAGACTGGCTGGCGGCCTCGGCTCTGGCTGACGGTACCGCCATCGAGCTGGTGCACGGTGAGCCGGAAGCGCTGGAGGCAATGCGCGACTATCTGCGGCAGACCACGAAATTTGAGGTCAATATCGGCGAGTATCAGCGCATTCTCACGCTGTAA
- a CDS encoding VOC family protein — protein MNPVVWFEIYVADLARARAFYEQLLDMTLEPMEQVEGDWPEMWLFPGDEQGRGACGALVKMEGVGPGPGGTLVYLHCNDCAVPAGRATGLGGSLVRDKFAIGPYGFIALITDSEGNMIGLHSQR, from the coding sequence ATGAACCCCGTAGTCTGGTTTGAAATCTATGTGGCCGATCTGGCCCGCGCCCGTGCCTTTTATGAACAATTGCTCGATATGACGCTGGAGCCGATGGAACAGGTGGAAGGTGACTGGCCGGAAATGTGGCTGTTTCCCGGTGACGAGCAGGGCCGGGGTGCCTGCGGTGCCCTGGTGAAAATGGAGGGGGTCGGCCCGGGCCCCGGCGGCACCCTGGTGTATCTGCACTGTAACGACTGCGCCGTGCCCGCCGGGCGTGCCACCGGCCTGGGTGGTAGCCTGGTGCGGGACAAGTTTGCCATCGGCCCCTACGGTTTTATCGCCCTAATCACCGACAGTGAAGGCAATATGATCGGCCTGCATTCCCAGCGCTGA
- a CDS encoding ribose-phosphate diphosphokinase gives MTPLLFALPGGHTLLAPLCRALPATAGELEVRRFPDGESYLRVLSRIAPGQPVMILADLSRPDTRFLPLCFLCDTLRELGAGRVGLIAPYLCYMRQDTRFHPGEAVTSRSFARLVSERFDWLLTVDPHLHRYHALGEIYSIPATAAHAVPLLAGWLRARRDPLLLVGPDTESEQWVSALAAASGHPYVVGRKQRRGDRDVLVHLPDLSAWRRHSAIMVDDVISSGQTMLRCAHALTAAGIEHIECAAIHGLFADHIEDQLQDAGVSRLITSNSVPHPSNGLDLTPLLLDPARRLSSTL, from the coding sequence ATGACTCCGCTGCTGTTTGCGCTGCCCGGGGGGCACACCCTGCTCGCGCCCCTGTGCCGGGCCCTGCCCGCCACCGCCGGCGAACTGGAAGTTCGCCGCTTTCCCGATGGCGAAAGCTATCTGCGGGTGTTGTCGCGCATTGCGCCGGGGCAGCCGGTGATGATACTGGCGGACCTGTCCCGTCCGGATACACGCTTTCTGCCCCTGTGCTTTCTGTGCGACACCCTGAGAGAGCTGGGGGCCGGCCGGGTGGGGCTGATTGCGCCCTATCTGTGCTACATGCGTCAGGACACCCGTTTTCACCCCGGTGAAGCGGTCACTTCCCGCAGCTTTGCCCGGCTTGTCTCCGAGCGCTTCGACTGGCTGCTGACGGTGGATCCGCACCTGCACCGCTACCATGCCCTCGGCGAGATCTACTCCATTCCCGCCACCGCCGCGCACGCCGTGCCGCTGCTGGCCGGCTGGCTCAGGGCCCGCCGCGATCCCCTGCTGCTGGTGGGACCCGACACCGAGAGCGAGCAATGGGTGTCGGCGCTGGCGGCGGCCAGTGGTCATCCTTACGTGGTGGGCCGCAAGCAGCGCCGGGGCGACCGGGACGTGCTGGTGCATCTGCCGGACTTGTCCGCCTGGCGCCGGCATAGCGCCATTATGGTGGACGACGTGATTTCCAGCGGGCAGACCATGCTGCGGTGTGCTCACGCCCTTACCGCCGCCGGCATTGAACATATTGAATGTGCCGCCATTCACGGCCTGTTTGCCGACCATATCGAAGACCAATTACAGGACGCCGGAGTCAGCCGGCTGATCACCAGCAACTCGGTGCCTCATCCGTCCAACGGGCTGGATCTCACTCCCCTGCTGCTGGACCCGGCGCGACGACTGAGCAGCACTCTCTGA